One Odontesthes bonariensis isolate fOdoBon6 chromosome 17, fOdoBon6.hap1, whole genome shotgun sequence genomic window carries:
- the grm1b gene encoding metabotropic glutamate receptor 1b isoform X2: MILRFSTSGTMSNMIYLTAISILYLPVLLFEAFVLSKGKYERSVVPSSATRLVARMDGDVIIGALFSVHHQPSAEKVADRKCGEVREQYGIQRVEAMFHALDRINSDPNLLPNITLGCEIRDSCWHSSVALEQSIEFIRDSLISIRDDSEGSKWCIGGTPSSQPPSTKKPIAGVIGPGSSSVAIQVQNLLQLFNIPQIAYSATSIDLSDKTLFKYFLRVVPSDTLQARALLDIVKRYNWTYVSAVHTEGNYGESGMEVFKELASQDGLCIAHSDKIYSNAGEKHYDRLLRKLRERLPKARVVVCFCEGMTVRGLLMAMRRLGVAGEFLLIGSDGWADRIEVVEGFEHEAVGGITVKLHSEEVSSFDNYFLKLKLSTNTRNPWFPEFWQYRFQCRIPGHPLENLNYARNCSGYESLEDNYVQDSKMGFVINAIYAMAHGLHDMHAYLCPGHVGLCDNMNPIDGSHLLDFLLKTSFSGVSGEDVWFDENGDSPGRYEIMNFQRVEPGVYDYINIGSWHEGMLSLDEEMIQMNRSDMVRSVCSEPCSKGEIKVIRKGEVSCCWICTACKENEYVQDEFTCKACELGWWPDEELEGCEQIPLRYLEWSNPESVIQVVFSCLGILVTSFVAFIFVLYRDTPVVKSSSRELCYIILAGIFLGYLCPFTLIARPTVASCYLQRLLVGLSAAMCYSALVTKTNRIARILAGSKKKICTRKPRFMSAWAQVVIASILISVQLTLEVTLIIMELPEPVKSYPSIREVFLICNTSNLGVVAPLGYNGLLIMSCTYYAFKTRNVPANFNEAKYIAFTMYTTCIIWLAFVPIYFGSNYKIITTSFSVSLSVTVALGCMFTPKMYIIIAKPERNVRSAFTTSDAVRMHVGDGKIACRSNSLLNMFKRKKNAGNGSNSHFYFVYSSNGKSVSWSEPGARHPPKGDHMWHRLSVHVKRQEAGSNQMAVIKPLTNTYQSTAREFSDLSTKTLYNVAEEDESDPVSYSSPTTPPMMAHGQMPACGLLKDVREEVELYSPEPLQQNNIIPQHVIMEHLQQEGVLRKFSNDIPGLSDMISMPQAVSGGMPVYHQAHLIQQEPVLPVHLDPFDEEPSPPLEEEEDEMENEQFGLLHGYMYNNAKLHDEEALVEVKLAVEDSMALMPPSPFRDCSGPPVSPFPNSPVSESILCTPPNVTYASVILRDYKQSSSTL, from the exons ATTTTGTATTTGCCTGTTTTACTCTTTGAGGCATTTGTTTTGTCCAAGGGAAAGTATGAAAGGTCAGTTGTCCCGAGTTCTGCCACTCGCCTGGTGGCGAGGATGGATGGGGATGTTATAATCGGTGCCCTGTTTTCTGTTCACCACCAACCCTCAGCTGAGAAGGTGGCAGACAGGAAATGTGGAGAAGTCCGCGAGCAGTACGGCATCCAGAGAGTGGAGGCCATGTTCCACGCCTTGGATCGGATTAACTCTGACCCCAACCTGTTACCTAACATCACCCTGGGCTGTGAGATCAGGGACTCTTGCTGGCATTCCTCAGTGGCTCTGGAGCAGAGCATTGAGTTCATACGAGACTCTCTCATCTCCATCCGGGATGACTCAGAGGGCTCCAAGTGGTGCATTGGAGGGACGCCCTCCAGTCAGCCGCCATCAACCAAGAAGCCCATCGCGGGAGTCATCGGGCCCGGCTCCAGCTCTGTTGCAATCCAAGTCCAGAACCTCCTCCAGCTGTTCAACATCCCACAGATTGCTTATTCTGCAACAAGTATTGACCTTAGTGACAAGACATTGTTTAAGTACTTCCTCAGGGTTGTGCCCTCAGACACACTTCAAGCCAGAGCCCTGTTGGACATAGTCAAACGGTACAATTGGACCTATGTCTCTGCAGTGCACACAGAGG GTAACTATGGGGAAAGCGGGATGGAAGTGTTCAAAGAGCTCGCCTCGCAGGATggcctctgcatcgctcattcTGACAAGATCTACAGCAACGCCGGGGAGAAGCACTACGACAGGCTGCTCAGAAAACTGAGGGAGCGTCTGCCAAAAGCCAGAGTTGTTGTTTGCTTCTGTGAAGGCATGACAGTCCGAGGGCTGCTCATGGCCATGAGGCGGCTCGGAGTAGCTGGAGAGTTCCTCCTAATTGGCAG tGATGGCTGGGCAGACCGAATTGAGGTGGTGGAGGGGTTTGAACACGAGGCTGTGGGCGGCATCACTGTGAAGCTGCACTCTGAAGAGGTCTCCTCCTTTGACAATTACTTCCTGAAGCTCAAGCTCAGCACCAACACACGCAACCCATGGTTCCCCGAGTTCTGGCAGTACAGGTTTCAGTGCCGCATTCCCGGACACCCGCTAGAGAACTTGAATTATGCACGAAACTGCTCAG GTTACGAAAGTCTGGAGGACAACTATGTACAAGACAGCAAGATGGGCTTTGTCATCAATGCCATCTATGCCATGGCCCACGGGCTGCATGACATGCACGCTTACCTTTGTCCTGGGCACGTGGGGCTCTGTGATAACATGAATCCTATTGATGGAAGCCACTTATTGGACTTTCTCCTCAAGACATCTTTTTCGGGGGTGTCTGGGGAAGACGTCTGGTTCGACGAGAACGGCGACTCACCTGGAAG GTATGAGATTATGAACTTTCAGCGTGTGGAGCCTGGTGTCTACGACTACATCAACATTGGCTCCTGGCACGAGGGCATGCTGAGTCTAGATGAAGAAATGATTCAGATGAACCGCAGTGACATGGTGCGCTCAGTCTGCAGTGAGCCCTGCTCCAAAGGAGAGATCAAG GTCATAAGGAAGGGGGaggtgagctgctgctggatctGCACTGCCTGCAAAGAAAACGAGTATGTCCAGGACGAGTTCACATGCAAAGCCTGTGAGCTGGGCTGGTGGCCTGACGAAGAACTGGAAG GCTGTGAGCAAATCCCCCTGCGCTACCTGGAGTGGAGCAATCCAGAATCCGTCATCCAGGTGGTTTTCTCCTGCCTGGGCATCTTGGTGACGTCATTCGTTGCTTTCATCTTCGTTTTGTACCGTGACACACCTGTGGTCAAATCCTCCAGCCGGGAGCTCTGCTACATCATCCTGGCAGGGATCTTCCTGGGATACCTGTGTCCTTTCACCCTCATTGCCCGACCCACGGTGGCGTCCTGCTACCTCCAGAGACTTCTTGTTGGACTCTCAGCTGCCATGTGCTATTCAGCTCTGGTAACCAAAACCAACCGCATCGCCCGTATCCTGGCGGGCAGCAAGAAGAAAATCTGCACGAGGAAGCCAAGGTTCATGAGTGCTTGGGCTCAGGTGGTCATCGCCTCCATACTGATCAGTGTCCAGCTCACGCTGGAAGTTACCCTCATCATCATGGAGCTCCCTGAACCCGTCAAATCCTACCCCAGCATCAGAGAAGTCTTCCTGATCTGCAACACCAGCAACCTCGGTGTGGTAGCTCCACTTGGCTACAACGGTTTGCTTATCATGAGCTGCACCTACTATGCCTTCAAGACCCGCAACGTTCCTGCAAATTTCAACGAAGCCAAGTACATCGCCTTCACTATGTACACCACATGTATTATCTGGCTTGCATTTGTGCCAATCTACTTTGGCAGCAACTACAAGATCATCACTACATCCTTCTCTGTTAGCCTCAGTGTGACTGTAGCGTTGGGATGTATGTTCACGCCGAAGATGTACATCATCATCGCCAAACCAGAGCGGAATGTGCGCAGTGCGTTCACCACCTCTGATGCCGTGCGCATGCATGTCGGCGACGGCAAAATTGCCTGCCGGAGCAACAGCCTGCTCAACATGTTCAAGAGGAAGAAGAACGCTGGAAATGGCAG TAAcagccatttttattttgtttatagtTCTAATGGAAAGTCTGTGTCATGGTCTGAACCAGGTGCAAGACATCCTCCAAAAGGGGATCACATGTGGCACAGACTGTCAGTGCATGTGAAGAGACAGGAAGCCGGTTCCAATCAGATGGCTGTCATCAAACCCTTAACTAATACCTACCAAAGCACTGCCCGGGAATTCTCAGACCTCAGCACTAAGACCCTGTACAATGTGGCTGAGGAGGATGAGAGTGACCCTGTCAGTTACAGCTCCCCTACCACACCCCCAATGATGGCCCACGGGCAGATGCCTGCCTGTGGGCTGCTAAAAGATGTGCGGGAGGAGGTGGAGCTCTATTCCCCTGAGCCTCTTCAGCAAAATAACATTATCCCTCAACATGTCATCATGGAGCACCTCCAGCAAGAGGGGGTTTTAAGGAAGTTCAGCAATGATATCCCTGGGCTCAGTGATATGATTAGCATGCCTCAGGCAGTGAGCGGTGGCATGCCAGTGTACCACCAGGCACATCTCATTCAGCAGGAGCCAGTCCTACCTGTCCACCTCGACCCCTTTGATGAGGAGCCCTCTCCCCCCttagaggaagaggaagacgagATGGAAAATGAGCAGTTTGGCCTTCTCCATGGCTACATGTACAACAACGCTAAGCTTCATGATGAGGAGGCTTTGGTTGAGGTCAAATTGGCAGTGGAGGACTCTATGGCTCTGATGCCTCCCTCCCCTTTCCGCGATTGCTCTGGTCCTCCAGTGAGCCCGTTTCCCAACTCCCCGGTGTCCGAGTCGATTTTGTGCACACCTCCGAATGTGACATATGCTTCTGTCATCCTCAGAGACTACAAGCAAAGCTCCTCAACTCTGTGA
- the grm1b gene encoding metabotropic glutamate receptor 1b isoform X1, whose amino-acid sequence MSNMIYLTAISILYLPVLLFEAFVLSKGKYERSVVPSSATRLVARMDGDVIIGALFSVHHQPSAEKVADRKCGEVREQYGIQRVEAMFHALDRINSDPNLLPNITLGCEIRDSCWHSSVALEQSIEFIRDSLISIRDDSEGSKWCIGGTPSSQPPSTKKPIAGVIGPGSSSVAIQVQNLLQLFNIPQIAYSATSIDLSDKTLFKYFLRVVPSDTLQARALLDIVKRYNWTYVSAVHTEGNYGESGMEVFKELASQDGLCIAHSDKIYSNAGEKHYDRLLRKLRERLPKARVVVCFCEGMTVRGLLMAMRRLGVAGEFLLIGSDGWADRIEVVEGFEHEAVGGITVKLHSEEVSSFDNYFLKLKLSTNTRNPWFPEFWQYRFQCRIPGHPLENLNYARNCSGYESLEDNYVQDSKMGFVINAIYAMAHGLHDMHAYLCPGHVGLCDNMNPIDGSHLLDFLLKTSFSGVSGEDVWFDENGDSPGRYEIMNFQRVEPGVYDYINIGSWHEGMLSLDEEMIQMNRSDMVRSVCSEPCSKGEIKVIRKGEVSCCWICTACKENEYVQDEFTCKACELGWWPDEELEGCEQIPLRYLEWSNPESVIQVVFSCLGILVTSFVAFIFVLYRDTPVVKSSSRELCYIILAGIFLGYLCPFTLIARPTVASCYLQRLLVGLSAAMCYSALVTKTNRIARILAGSKKKICTRKPRFMSAWAQVVIASILISVQLTLEVTLIIMELPEPVKSYPSIREVFLICNTSNLGVVAPLGYNGLLIMSCTYYAFKTRNVPANFNEAKYIAFTMYTTCIIWLAFVPIYFGSNYKIITTSFSVSLSVTVALGCMFTPKMYIIIAKPERNVRSAFTTSDAVRMHVGDGKIACRSNSLLNMFKRKKNAGNGSSNGKSVSWSEPGARHPPKGDHMWHRLSVHVKRQEAGSNQMAVIKPLTNTYQSTAREFSDLSTKTLYNVAEEDESDPVSYSSPTTPPMMAHGQMPACGLLKDVREEVELYSPEPLQQNNIIPQHVIMEHLQQEGVLRKFSNDIPGLSDMISMPQAVSGGMPVYHQAHLIQQEPVLPVHLDPFDEEPSPPLEEEEDEMENEQFGLLHGYMYNNAKLHDEEALVEVKLAVEDSMALMPPSPFRDCSGPPVSPFPNSPVSESILCTPPNVTYASVILRDYKQSSSTL is encoded by the exons ATTTTGTATTTGCCTGTTTTACTCTTTGAGGCATTTGTTTTGTCCAAGGGAAAGTATGAAAGGTCAGTTGTCCCGAGTTCTGCCACTCGCCTGGTGGCGAGGATGGATGGGGATGTTATAATCGGTGCCCTGTTTTCTGTTCACCACCAACCCTCAGCTGAGAAGGTGGCAGACAGGAAATGTGGAGAAGTCCGCGAGCAGTACGGCATCCAGAGAGTGGAGGCCATGTTCCACGCCTTGGATCGGATTAACTCTGACCCCAACCTGTTACCTAACATCACCCTGGGCTGTGAGATCAGGGACTCTTGCTGGCATTCCTCAGTGGCTCTGGAGCAGAGCATTGAGTTCATACGAGACTCTCTCATCTCCATCCGGGATGACTCAGAGGGCTCCAAGTGGTGCATTGGAGGGACGCCCTCCAGTCAGCCGCCATCAACCAAGAAGCCCATCGCGGGAGTCATCGGGCCCGGCTCCAGCTCTGTTGCAATCCAAGTCCAGAACCTCCTCCAGCTGTTCAACATCCCACAGATTGCTTATTCTGCAACAAGTATTGACCTTAGTGACAAGACATTGTTTAAGTACTTCCTCAGGGTTGTGCCCTCAGACACACTTCAAGCCAGAGCCCTGTTGGACATAGTCAAACGGTACAATTGGACCTATGTCTCTGCAGTGCACACAGAGG GTAACTATGGGGAAAGCGGGATGGAAGTGTTCAAAGAGCTCGCCTCGCAGGATggcctctgcatcgctcattcTGACAAGATCTACAGCAACGCCGGGGAGAAGCACTACGACAGGCTGCTCAGAAAACTGAGGGAGCGTCTGCCAAAAGCCAGAGTTGTTGTTTGCTTCTGTGAAGGCATGACAGTCCGAGGGCTGCTCATGGCCATGAGGCGGCTCGGAGTAGCTGGAGAGTTCCTCCTAATTGGCAG tGATGGCTGGGCAGACCGAATTGAGGTGGTGGAGGGGTTTGAACACGAGGCTGTGGGCGGCATCACTGTGAAGCTGCACTCTGAAGAGGTCTCCTCCTTTGACAATTACTTCCTGAAGCTCAAGCTCAGCACCAACACACGCAACCCATGGTTCCCCGAGTTCTGGCAGTACAGGTTTCAGTGCCGCATTCCCGGACACCCGCTAGAGAACTTGAATTATGCACGAAACTGCTCAG GTTACGAAAGTCTGGAGGACAACTATGTACAAGACAGCAAGATGGGCTTTGTCATCAATGCCATCTATGCCATGGCCCACGGGCTGCATGACATGCACGCTTACCTTTGTCCTGGGCACGTGGGGCTCTGTGATAACATGAATCCTATTGATGGAAGCCACTTATTGGACTTTCTCCTCAAGACATCTTTTTCGGGGGTGTCTGGGGAAGACGTCTGGTTCGACGAGAACGGCGACTCACCTGGAAG GTATGAGATTATGAACTTTCAGCGTGTGGAGCCTGGTGTCTACGACTACATCAACATTGGCTCCTGGCACGAGGGCATGCTGAGTCTAGATGAAGAAATGATTCAGATGAACCGCAGTGACATGGTGCGCTCAGTCTGCAGTGAGCCCTGCTCCAAAGGAGAGATCAAG GTCATAAGGAAGGGGGaggtgagctgctgctggatctGCACTGCCTGCAAAGAAAACGAGTATGTCCAGGACGAGTTCACATGCAAAGCCTGTGAGCTGGGCTGGTGGCCTGACGAAGAACTGGAAG GCTGTGAGCAAATCCCCCTGCGCTACCTGGAGTGGAGCAATCCAGAATCCGTCATCCAGGTGGTTTTCTCCTGCCTGGGCATCTTGGTGACGTCATTCGTTGCTTTCATCTTCGTTTTGTACCGTGACACACCTGTGGTCAAATCCTCCAGCCGGGAGCTCTGCTACATCATCCTGGCAGGGATCTTCCTGGGATACCTGTGTCCTTTCACCCTCATTGCCCGACCCACGGTGGCGTCCTGCTACCTCCAGAGACTTCTTGTTGGACTCTCAGCTGCCATGTGCTATTCAGCTCTGGTAACCAAAACCAACCGCATCGCCCGTATCCTGGCGGGCAGCAAGAAGAAAATCTGCACGAGGAAGCCAAGGTTCATGAGTGCTTGGGCTCAGGTGGTCATCGCCTCCATACTGATCAGTGTCCAGCTCACGCTGGAAGTTACCCTCATCATCATGGAGCTCCCTGAACCCGTCAAATCCTACCCCAGCATCAGAGAAGTCTTCCTGATCTGCAACACCAGCAACCTCGGTGTGGTAGCTCCACTTGGCTACAACGGTTTGCTTATCATGAGCTGCACCTACTATGCCTTCAAGACCCGCAACGTTCCTGCAAATTTCAACGAAGCCAAGTACATCGCCTTCACTATGTACACCACATGTATTATCTGGCTTGCATTTGTGCCAATCTACTTTGGCAGCAACTACAAGATCATCACTACATCCTTCTCTGTTAGCCTCAGTGTGACTGTAGCGTTGGGATGTATGTTCACGCCGAAGATGTACATCATCATCGCCAAACCAGAGCGGAATGTGCGCAGTGCGTTCACCACCTCTGATGCCGTGCGCATGCATGTCGGCGACGGCAAAATTGCCTGCCGGAGCAACAGCCTGCTCAACATGTTCAAGAGGAAGAAGAACGCTGGAAATGGCAG tTCTAATGGAAAGTCTGTGTCATGGTCTGAACCAGGTGCAAGACATCCTCCAAAAGGGGATCACATGTGGCACAGACTGTCAGTGCATGTGAAGAGACAGGAAGCCGGTTCCAATCAGATGGCTGTCATCAAACCCTTAACTAATACCTACCAAAGCACTGCCCGGGAATTCTCAGACCTCAGCACTAAGACCCTGTACAATGTGGCTGAGGAGGATGAGAGTGACCCTGTCAGTTACAGCTCCCCTACCACACCCCCAATGATGGCCCACGGGCAGATGCCTGCCTGTGGGCTGCTAAAAGATGTGCGGGAGGAGGTGGAGCTCTATTCCCCTGAGCCTCTTCAGCAAAATAACATTATCCCTCAACATGTCATCATGGAGCACCTCCAGCAAGAGGGGGTTTTAAGGAAGTTCAGCAATGATATCCCTGGGCTCAGTGATATGATTAGCATGCCTCAGGCAGTGAGCGGTGGCATGCCAGTGTACCACCAGGCACATCTCATTCAGCAGGAGCCAGTCCTACCTGTCCACCTCGACCCCTTTGATGAGGAGCCCTCTCCCCCCttagaggaagaggaagacgagATGGAAAATGAGCAGTTTGGCCTTCTCCATGGCTACATGTACAACAACGCTAAGCTTCATGATGAGGAGGCTTTGGTTGAGGTCAAATTGGCAGTGGAGGACTCTATGGCTCTGATGCCTCCCTCCCCTTTCCGCGATTGCTCTGGTCCTCCAGTGAGCCCGTTTCCCAACTCCCCGGTGTCCGAGTCGATTTTGTGCACACCTCCGAATGTGACATATGCTTCTGTCATCCTCAGAGACTACAAGCAAAGCTCCTCAACTCTGTGA